ttgattaaataaGAAATGTGTTTGTATTATTTCTCTCTAGAAGCCGATAGAGAATTCTGATTTATGCTTTCTGTTTGCAAGCAACACATTGTGCATTTGCTGCTTCTAttctttgaccttttttttctttgtttgcacTTCGTGGATTTTACATAGTATTGTTTTGATACCTggaagtttttcttttttctttttcaaatgggATCTATTGCTATTATCAGGATGGTGCAATTTCCTTTTCGTAATGCCTATGATCAAGCTTTTAGGATGATTGGAAGGAAGGGTCGATTGTACAAATTGGAGAGGGTAATGTCACTATAAACACATTTGCTAAGATATAATTGATTAGGTTGTGTTATTATGCAAATATGTCTAGGGAtgattatgtttgttttcttggatGTCAGGGCGATCGTTCGCAGTGGGACCTTCTTATGCCCTATAATGGAAAAACTGTAAGTCAAAGTTCTcgattatgtgtgtgtgtgtgtgtgtgtgtgttttaatcTTTAGTTGATGTAGCAGTTGTCCCAAAGCTCTATCTTGTTTTATGCAACAGAATTCACTTGTTGTAGAACTTAAGAAATTTAGGTTGTTAGAACCTAGGATGCTACTTCATCCACATAGGGGCTAAACGTTCTCCTAATTTGTAGAATGTTGATTGACATTTTGAGAGTGGATCAAGAAATGGTACATTGATTCATGATATCTAAAGTGTGGGTTCTGATACTGAGCCATGTTTTAGATGAATAGTTTGACTGGGTTATGTGATGAAGTTGTACGCACCTAATCCCTTTGTAACTTGAGAGCACAATGATGTTATCACCATGCTACGCCTCTTTCTGTCTCTAATTGAGTATATTCCAATTATTAACAAAGTCCCCATGAACTTGAATCTTGGATTACCATGTCAAAACTACTACTCTCTTGAAgaactattttattagttatgcAGATTCTCTTAACTATTTcacaaattatttcataaattgTTCATACATATGGCATATATATCCATGCTGAAGAGCTTATggactattttatttattttatcttatctGCACAATTTCATGATTATCCCTGCTGCCGTGTCAACATTGTTAGTTGGTATAGCTGCTTATGTCTGAGATTGAGGCATTCTCTGCAAAGATGTTTTGACTTTGCATATTgggttttttgtgttaaaaatatgCCACAAATTTGCGGAACCTTAATTGTTGCAACAAtatccaaaactctttgcaGTACATATGTTATCTGCGTTTTATGGTAGATCTTTTTGAACTTGGAGACTGTTGGCTGAAGCATTGTGACTCTTTCTAGTATTTACAtgaatatttgttttcttaCTGTACATCTAATGATGTAATTTTCCCTTGCCTATTTCTGTCAGGTTTTACTGCAAGGGCTCCCTCGAAATGCTCTTCCAGAAGATGTGGAACGCTTCCTGACCGGTTGTGTATATGAAGCATCCTCAATTGAGATGTTTATGAGGTTTATGtcaattagtttttaaaaatgttaaatattgtATACATTTGTTCTGATAATTTTCTCAAACTGAATCCTTTTCTGTACCATTGCAGAGGTGCATTCCCTGATGCCATTAGAATGGCAACAGTAAACTTTCCTTCAAAGAATGAAGCAATGAATGCATTCATCAAAAAGAACAGAGGCATCTGTCTTAATAATCAAATCTCTGTGCGTGTCCTCCAGTAATAGTTTGGTCCCTTTTGTCTCCTATATCTGGTGGTATTGGTCGGTGGTTTAAAGCAAGGGTAGGAATTGTTATTCTAATTGCACTTGCTTTGATTTTGTGCCTTAACATAGATAGGAAATTTCCTATTTTATGAGAGGCATTTTTCTTGGGCATTTTGAAATCAATTTAAATGTTCTGGAAGCATGTTATCTCTTACAGTCTTATTTATGTTTTCGTTGATTAGAGAAATGAAAGACTCTTGTTTTTGTACAATTTAAAGAAGTCAATCGCTAAATGCAAATTGGTAAGTGTAGGCaaccttttttgttttcttgttcacaattttgttagttttatcAAGTGAGGGCATTTCATTTTTGTCCTAAACTAATATTTGAGGGTAAGAAATGAGCCTTGAAAAGCTATTAAGGAGATAAGCAAAACTGTTCCTTCTTCCTACGTGCTCTCTTTGTTTGTCAGTTGAAACGGACTTCTGAACTCATTGAAGCGAAGCATCTGAAATCaatatgtatgtattttttattttcaaattccaTTTTGATAATCTGCAATGATTGAATATTACTTGGTCGACATGAAGCCATTTAGACGTTACAGTTTTCAATGATTGGATAATCTTCAATGGTGGATGCTTCATAATCGAGctttttaagttaatttttgatCTAATTGCTCCTGTAGCTACTGGGAATGAATTTTTCTATATGATTGGTGATAATGGAGGTGACAGAATTTTGATGTTGAgcctaagggtatgtttggttggggtgaaaatagggaggatggaaaatagggagaggaaaatagggtggaaaatgacattttttaccGTTTGGTTCAGgagagaaaacaagagagaCAGAAAATAGGAGGAAAAATAATCCCTCCGGGCTCTcacttttttatcctcccaatttgggagaaaaatagagaggaaaagatGCTGATGatgtaatttaaacaaatacCTTTACTTTATTATACTCACCTACCCCTCTCACTTTCCcactattatataaaaatgatataatagttaatttatataaattacagtTTTTATcgtctcctttttctttccaaccaaacaaaaaagttttccaccCTCTCATTTTTTCACCCCTCCAActaaacacacatgagggaaagccaaatattttctatcctcccacttttccatcttcCTACTAATTTTTCATCCTCCTAATTTTCCACTCATTCAACCAAACAGACTCCAATTGATTCCCATCGTTTAATTAGGTTGATGCAACTGGGATTTTGAATGATCCCATTAGAATCTCTTTCTAAGAATTCAGAAAATTTTGCACAATCCTAATAATAAGCTGTCCATGTCATGCCTTGTGCAATTTAAGTATTATCATAAATATCATTTGTAATGGAATCATTATTCCCATATATGTTTGGTAACAATACAGGAGAAGAACCATAAATCTACAATTTGGCACTATTTGATAAGATGGTGGaaatgcttctcaaaaaaaataaaaaaaagataagatgGTGGAATAAAATCATGTgaagtcaaatttcctaaaatacctttatcaataaaattacatttacaATTTCTATGGGTTTAGCTTAACAGCTGTTTCTGTATAAATTGaaacaattttatattaatCTACTTgtcttttgttaaaattaataacttcatatatttttaaaaagaaaaaaaagatgataacAAGTTCTATAAACGATAAAGTCTTAATTCGACTATTTGAATAGCATGATGTCATATGAAATAAGTTTGGAATtaatatgtatgtgtgtgtatatatatatatatatataaaagttaatcTTACAACCCATATAATTGATGTAAGTTTAAAATTTCCAAATATATAGAAGGCTAGAAAGCATCACAATCATCTATAAGATTTAGGATACTACTGCGCACCCTTGACgcgatggtcacttcacaagtatgaGTATAGAGTGATCATCATCTATAAGATTTAGATTAATACCGCGCACCCTTGGCGCGatggttactccacaagtataagtgtttatgGGGTGTGGGGAATAAAGGCCGGGGTTTAAGTTTCCAAGAAGGAGTTTCATACATATATTTACTtattagattaggctagagtataatttctatcatgtaaaaaaaaaaaaaaaaagattatccaaCTTTTATCAACTACTCAAAAGTcttattcccccccccccccccctccaaaaTAATTTGATGGTTGGAGATGAGAGATTTAAACCTTAAATATATCCATTAGAAACATTAGATGATGCCGATTAAATTATAAGGCTATTGACCTAAAAAGTGTCTGTTAATAAGTCCCTTCAGGAAATATTCCTCTAATATGgcatgttgaaaaaaaaaatatcaattcatGTTAACAAGCAATCAATTTTGTTTCCTAGTGATGCTCCTTAGTGGTAGGCCAAATACCTTCAAGTTTCAACAGCTCGCATTGATTCTTAACCTACATTCAAATGCTACTGCTCCATTGACTGCCTTGTTAGGATTGCTTAATGCATCATTTAATTGAAAACCAAGCATGTTTGCAACTTCTTTCATTGCTCCCACCATATTATCTTTAGTTCTTTCCTACTTtgacttcttttcatttttcaagcAAAATGTCCAGAGGTAGGAATTTATGTGGAAGTCAGGTGCCAATAAATCTCATTCCCCAATCAACCACAGGATCACGTTTTCATTAATCTCTTGATGATAAGGAGGAATGGGTGAAAGGGCTTTGGTCAATTGGcgacttttgagttttgagtagTTGAAGAAAGTTGGATAATGTAAtttgcataaataaatatataaatccAAACTTGTTTTATAAGATTGAATTTTGACTTTAATGTTCATAAAAAGACACTATCAATCTTTTTCCCTTTTGACTTTCAtagagaaaataattttgagCAAAGGAAGtaatattaatttaagaattttcaatttatacataataaagatCATATCactctatatataaataaagctattttggaaaatttgagTTAAATATGATTTCATTCCACCATCTTATTATGTAGAGTGGAATACTATTTTGGGATTCTATCTCATTGTTATCACCACATAGATGAAGAGCAGTTCTCATTCCAATTCAGCTTCTTATACTAAATTCTATTCCCATGCAATCACCATTAGAATGCCCTAAGATTCAGTTGTGCCCCCAGATCTTGGGCTTTCCTTGCTGCAACTGTTAACTAAACCAAGGGACCTCTCTTTTGTCTAGTACTCCACTGATTCTACGGCAGCAATGTACTCTGTCTCTAGGCATTATATCATCACTCATAAGGCAGTAGAAGGCAGGCACCTCGGTAATCTTGCTTCCAGACCCTTGCTAGTATGATGACCAACTTTCTCCAAAATGGTTCCCATGAGATTGAGGACTGTCAAAACTCTATCTCTAGAGGAAATAAACAAATTAGAACACATCTCTGGAACATAAATTCATCGTGTAAGTGGTTCCATCTCAATGCAGTGCACCAGACAGGTCTGTAACTCCAGCGTTTCGTGTCATTTGCACTCTGTTGTTGAAAGTCCATTCAATGAATGCAACATCACACTGCTTAAAGGCAGGTACTAAATACCTATGAAGCTGGACTTTGACTGATGTAGACGACCACATCATGGTGCCATTTCTTAACTTATCCCTATCGAAAATAAAGCATTGTCAacttcttcatgcatttcagcCTCATAACCTAAAGTTTTCATATGGTCTACCAAAATGTccaacacaaaaacaatttcagcCATTCTAGGGTTTGACCTGTCTTCTGCCCTAAATTGGCACACGTTATCTTTTATTTCAACCCAACTATACCCTGGTTTTGTTTTTAGCCCTCTATCTTTCATCAATTTCCGCACTCCAGCTGCCCGATCCCAGTACCCCACGCTGGCATACAAATTTGCCAATTGCACAAGGGTAGCAGAGCAACTTGGTTCCAGCAACAGCCTGTTCTCTGCAGCGTGGATGCCAATCCAAACACTCCCGTGAAGCCTAGAAGAAGATAGCAGGGAGCCCCATATAACAGCATTAGGATAGATAGgcattttttcaataaaatctttAGCTTCATCCAATAGCCCAGCCCGGCCAAGAAGATCAACGACACACGAATAGTGATCTAGATCCGGCTGCACACGCAGTTCAACCATTGAATTGAAGTAGAACCATCCTTCTTTAATAAGACCTGCATGACGACATGAAGAGAGGACACCAAGGAAAGTAATGGCATCAGGTTCAATGCTTTGCTTCTTCATTTCTTCATAAAGATCAATTGCCTGCAGTGCAAGCCCATGCTGGGCATACCCCGCAATCATTGAGTTCCACGATACAATATCTTTACCATCAATCTTTTCAAAAATGTAAAGCGCATCTTCAACAGCCCCACATTTGCAATACATTGAGACGAGAGCATTAGCAGTGTGGATGTATGAATCGAAACCCATTTGAATTGTTTGGCAATGAGCACTTCTCCCATGCCCAAGAGCTCCACTACCAGTACAAGCACTCAGAAGACTTGTGAAAGTAAATTCATTCGGTTTCCACGTCGAATTCCTCATCTGATGGAAAAGGTCCAAACACACATCAACCTGCCACTCTTGTGCAAATGCAGCAATAATAGCTGTCCACGACACCACATTTCTCACAGGCATTTCTTCAAACATCCTATAAGCATTTTCTAACTCCGCACATTTGCCATACAGACTGATCAAAGAGCTCCCCACGTAAACATTCTCAACAAAGCCAGTTCTTATTGCAGAGCAATGATACTGAATACCGCCACGCAGATTACGCATAGACCCGCACGAACTCACAGCATGTGACAAAACACTCGCGTCAACAAAACTCTTCCTAGAATACGATTcaagcatttcatcaaacacgtCTGTGATTCCGAACTTTGCATTTGTAGCAGCAAAATCCTCAGTGGGTAATATGTTTTGAACGAGACGAAGGTGGGTTTGTCGAGTTGAGGTGACAGTACTGGGTTTGGGTGTGATAAGGTCGAGAACTCTCAGTGCTTTGTCTAGCCGCCTCTTGTTTTGTGGTGTGTGTTTCCATTTGTGTGAAGTAAAAGGTTTAGGCTGTGATAGTGTTTGAAAACTATGAGAAAGTTTCTTCCTGGAACAGCTTTGTCGAACAATTCCATTCATTCCCAACCAAAGCTCATCAAGATGTATTGCTTTTCTTGACCTTTCTATTCATGCTTTTCAAGTTTGAGGTGAGCCATTTTAGGAAGTCGTCTCCTTTTTAGTTTGTgtatgtagttttttttatatatggcTATAAGCTATTCTATGGTATGCATGAAGGGtggtgtgtgtatttttttaggTATCAACagaatctctctctttttttcctagAGAATTCTTTTGTTTACTCTACTTGAGTGTGATCAAATTTATAAActctatataaaaaatgagaattGAGGTGCTTGTTTTTGACAAAACGACTTAAGAATGACTTAAACGACATCTATTTATAGGgctgaaattattttgttactcCTAAGTTCATAGATGAGCTAAAAATCTATGAggccattttcctttttttgtcaTCAATTCTAGATGTACATGCCTTTTATTCTCCTGACtacacatttttgtttttcttgaaaTTACTTTGTTACTCCCCTAAGTGCATGAGTGAGCTACAAAATCTGTGGAGCCTTCTTGGTGTTTTTATCATATCAATTCTAGATGTTTCCTGCCTTTTATTCTCTAGTCACAcacttttctctttcctttcttttcctaaaTTATAGTCAGTCATTTATATTATAAAGTATTTGGATCCgaattggaaaatattttcttttttggttaaattattATTCTTAGAAAACTTCCAATCACGAATCTCAACAGAAGGGACATACCTAAATCAAAACCACACACCTCCTCTTGGAGGCAATTGgcaaaagaattgaaatttgtaaGAGCGATTTTCTGAAAATATAGCATTTATAAAGCCATTTGTCAAAATATAATACTTTTTGAAATGACAATTTCATCTTCAAGTCATGATTTTATGCTGAGGTGACAAGCAATAACAAGCAAGACTGTCAACATATGAAATCGTGAATTGAATCCATGATCTAAGCGTGGAGTCTAATCCTAAATAACCAGAGTTTCATTTGAAGACAAATAATGGGTTGAACTTGAACCCACGATATCAAGACCACATGGGACGACAATGATTCTAACAAATTAAACAACGACACCAAAATCCGATACAAAAATCATCATCTTTAAGGGATTTGGAAGTCTCTACAAGCGTGGTATTATTGAGCCAAGGTATCATCGAGCAGCATCACTAGTGAGTATGTTGGCAGTTAAGAACTCAACCTGAAATATTGATTTGAAGTCACACTTTCAAAAAGTATTCAAAAAGAATAGTTTTAAAATGCTGTattcttttaccaaaaaaatgctgtattctttaaaataattattaaaagagaaattttcTACCAAATGGAACTGTTCGGTATTATATTTCATGGCAAAACTTTTTTATACCATTGAAGAAAGACAAGCAGTATACAAAGTCTACAAACCACAAGTAACTCTTATGGTACTACTATAGCAGTTGGAGGCTAAATTAGCCAAGGTGTGGGCTTCTACTAAGACAACTGCTGGAACCACAAAAACAATCACATGTAAATCAAAGTTCCCTTGTCATCTACTTGATGAATTCAATAGCAAGCCCACAAAATAGTTGGGCACAGCAGTATATGACAATTTTGTCCATTTTTCTAAGGAACTAATTCTTAAGAAAACGAGTTGCAGTACTCTTAACTgaatataacaattttttttttcttgttcatcATTCaagatttcaagtttcaacacgGGTTCCACACAAGTACTGAGAGTTTTGTTGATACTACTACATATGTGCCGCATTTGACAAGTTACAAACACAGAAAATACTATGAATGGCTACTACATATGTACTGCATTTGACAAGTCACAAACATACAAAATTAAGACACTACGAATGAGAAAATCATCGGATTCTCAGTTCCAAGATCACCACGAAACATTGGCTACTCAGATTTAGTGTTCTCCTCATGAGTCACATTATGTTCGTCCATCTCACAAGGCCAAATTTCAAATTACCAGTTTTGACAAGTGGATCTGTCTTTTGAATTCTCTTCATCAACCTTTGAAATTGTGCCACGAGTTAAGCCCAATGAACAGTTGAACTTCATCTATGATGCCTCTTGATACTCCACAATCTTCTTACCCCTACTTCCCACATGTTTTACCCGGCGAGCCCGAGATTGAGCCACATTTTTGCCAGATTTATGAAGaagtttttggattttcttgttAGTCTTCAGTGCTAATGATCTCAGTGGAACTGTTATATCTAAAGGCTGAAGCACCTCTTCCAACTCATGCCAGTCAAGATCTTCAAAGTCACCATCTTCATACACCACCCTGTACCAGCCCGCTTCTCTGTCAAACTCGGTAACCACACCAGAAAAGTATCGATTCCCAAACAACTTCTGAACTACCCTTCCTTCTAACCAATCACCAAAAGATGTATTTCTGTTTCTTTCTGCATCATTCACCGTATTACCGAGAACAGGAGTGCTGTCAATTGCAGATACATTAGGGACCCCGTTAATGACAATAGCCGGTTCTCCTGGTAACTTGAAAATCCCTGTTGATGAAGACTCTGGTTCCTGCTCTGTGCTTGTGTTTTccatttcaagcactctttctCACAAAGCTtgtgaaaagagagaaacagTATGTAAGAATAAAATATGATTATCAGGTCTTTTTGTAAGTACATAGATCAGATTGCCTAGAATGTGAAAAATCATAACAGTTAAATACTAACAAATTTCATCCGAGAATGAACAATTGGAAAGCATGTGTGGTGCACCAGGAAAGCAGAAGGCATAAACACAGTCCCAAGCAAATCTATAACTAAATTACAATTCACATGCATTAGAATAAAATGTAGAAATTGTGAAGACAAATTATTATTTCACCCCAGTTCCAGCACATTCAAAAACTAAGTCTTGCTCATTCTGCTGTcatttatatcaaaaaaaacCTCTTGCACCTTCACTACACACAGTGGCAGGTAATTATGGAAAAGTTGATTACCAAATCTTACAAAAACCAAATGAAATCCTAAGTGACCAAACATGATTGTAGTTATTTTTATGACAAAAGTTGCAACATACATATTTGCTGTTAAGTTTGTCCATCCCTGTACTCATTTTACCAACACACGGGTCAAAACCACAAGATGCCTTTAACTGAGGCCTAATCCCATTTCTAACTCACTAAAAAGTTCACCAGATATTTCCCAATTGCAAATTGACTTCATTTGTCACAAACATAGTCTACAATCTCCAGCTAATTCAAGTTTGAACAGAAGAACAAGACTTAAGATATCGGGTAAACATTGTACTCaaacttacacaaaaaattCCCACAAAACCACAATGGTGATAAATAAACAGATATCAAATCCTTAAACTGACTACTTAATCACACGGCATTCTATTAATCTAaacatgttttaattttttttcctcataataAGCAACCAAATTACTCATTCTATGTACAATCTTATACTAACAAAAGTACAACATCGTACCTAAATCTTTTACCATAATGTTTGTTTTTCCACTCTCCTAATCCTAAAATTCTCTACACTCAAGTTTATACAATTATCAAAAAACCcatcaaaaacaaataacataGAATACATTTTTCACATTTCcaaaatgaaagaaacaaacaaacaaacaaacaaacaaacaaaaaaaccaataatacaataaattgtagaaaaaactaaaaaagcatTCTCTATAAGGTGCTTAGGTGTGAGTACCGTGTCGAAGTTCCGGCTATTCTGATTCTCAACCGTCTCCGGCGACTTTGAAACCCTAGAAAGCTTtgccctttttttccttttctagaAAACCCAGAAACCCTAGAAAGCTTTATTTTGAGTCTAGAAGTAGAAAGcaacaaaaccctaatttgTTTTCAGGTGGATATTGTTAAGATGCTGAAATGGAAAGGGCAACAATTCTGAAGCGGAAGAGTTTTTAAAGTTtctgggttttgataatacgttgttgtaattttccaaaaatgctAGTAAAAATCTAATAGCATTaacattcatttaaaaaataaaactcaagtatgatatttataatttaataatacaaaattcaattttatgtttgttttaaaGCTTCATTTGGTAGGAACCATATATAAGTAAGAGGAAAgtgggagaaaaaaataaagagatttttttttttttaattgtatatattttatagagaaaatagaaaaagtaaaaagataataatgaatatcaaaaaaaaaaaaatttgtttgaattttaataTAGAAGGATAGAAGAAGaggaaatttatttaat
The sequence above is drawn from the Quercus robur chromosome 7, dhQueRobu3.1, whole genome shotgun sequence genome and encodes:
- the LOC126691721 gene encoding pentatricopeptide repeat-containing protein At2g37320 codes for the protein MNGIVRQSCSRKKLSHSFQTLSQPKPFTSHKWKHTPQNKRRLDKALRVLDLITPKPSTVTSTRQTHLRLVQNILPTEDFAATNAKFGITDVFDEMLESYSRKSFVDASVLSHAVSSCGSMRNLRGGIQYHCSAIRTGFVENVYVGSSLISLYGKCAELENAYRMFEEMPVRNVVSWTAIIAAFAQEWQVDVCLDLFHQMRNSTWKPNEFTFTSLLSACTGSGALGHGRSAHCQTIQMGFDSYIHTANALVSMYCKCGAVEDALYIFEKIDGKDIVSWNSMIAGYAQHGLALQAIDLYEEMKKQSIEPDAITFLGVLSSCRHAGLIKEGWFYFNSMVELRVQPDLDHYSCVVDLLGRAGLLDEAKDFIEKMPIYPNAVIWGSLLSSSRLHGSVWIGIHAAENRLLLEPSCSATLVQLANLYASVGYWDRAAGVRKLMKDRGLKTKPGYSWVEIKDNVCQFRAEDRSNPRMAEIVFVLDILVDHMKTLGYEAEMHEEVDNALFSIGIS
- the LOC126691720 gene encoding uncharacterized protein LOC126691720, encoding MSKLGYLGTALRSNFSAKASHGIPASWLLRESPRRFSTEAEQPPQNSPIDPFLQNATDTGPVYGKIFGITKHTLKTDIINMLKGCNLTMDDVKVNYNWSFMPIGVMVQFPFRNAYDQAFRMIGRKGRLYKLERGDRSQWDLLMPYNGKTVLLQGLPRNALPEDVERFLTGCVYEASSIEMFMRGAFPDAIRMATVNFPSKNEAMNAFIKKNRGICLNNQISVRVLQ
- the LOC126691722 gene encoding dirigent protein 17-like; amino-acid sequence: MENTSTEQEPESSSTGIFKLPGEPAIVINGVPNVSAIDSTPVLGNTVNDAERNRNTSFGDWLEGRVVQKLFGNRYFSGVVTEFDREAGWYRVVYEDGDFEDLDWHELEEVLQPLDITVPLRSLALKTNKKIQKLLHKSGKNVAQSRARRVKHVGSRGKKIVEYQEAS